The Candidatus Zixiibacteriota bacterium DNA segment GCAAGGGAAGAACTACAAGTTGCCGGTGGTTGGTGACCTGGCGGAAAAGACCAAGCTTTGATTTGACAGGAATGCAGTGAGGGGAAATCTTTATCCGCTTGACAGCTGCTGACCATGCCCGCTCTGGAAAATATTTCCCAAAACGCCATTGTTTTTGTTGACTTGCTAAGGGGATAACTGTACCTATCCGATCAGATTTTTGTGGGGCTATTCCCACAGGTGACGGAGGTGAGTGATCAAATAGCGGGCATATGCCAGATGCCTGTTCAGGATCTGAATACCGGTTACAAGCGCATGCCAGACGCTCGGTTACGGCGACTGAACGGGATGTCCCGCACAACAGTGTTCACTCGCTGGTCAAACTGCAGAAACATTTGAGGAGACCCCGCCACGCGCGCGCAGCCCGCGCCCGTCGGGCGACTCCACGGAAGGAGTGCGAACCCATTGACCAGTAAGTTTTTACGCGGTAGCTCCAACCTCACTTCAGCTTCCCTCTGCAATCGTTATTACGGCCAACGGTCCGGCATCGGCGTTGCCCTTTCTAATGCCAGACAGCTACAGAAAGGGAAACGATAATGGCTAGACGAACCGTAGACAGGATTATACTCGGCTGGGTCATCCTGCTGATTATAGCGGCTCTCATCGGCGATGTAACGCTGGCAGCCTCTGACGGTGGCCGCACCGCGGCAGACTTCTTACAGATCGGAGTCGGAGCTCGCGCTGCCGGCATGGGCGGCGCATACACCGCTCTCTCCGAGGGGTCTGAAGCATCCTACTGGAACCCCGCCGGCATGGCTGGCCTGCAAGGCTATGAAGTGTCGTTTTCGCACTTCGCCTGGTATCAGGATGTAACCCTCGAGCAGGGTGCATTTGCCTTCGCGCTCAACGAGCGGACCACTCTGGCCGCCTCCATCATCTATCTGAATTACGGCGACATCAATGGATATGACGCCTCCGACAACCCCATCGGCGAAATCACTGCCTATGACTGGGCCGGTGGAGTCTCCCTGGGCTATCAGGTCAACGATGACCTGAGCGTTGGCGCCACAGGCAAGTACATCAATCAGAAGTTCGATGACATCTCGGGTTCTGCGTTTGCCGTCGATCTTGGGGCACGCTACCAGATCGGCCGCTGGACCATCGCTGCCATGGCGGGAAACCTCGGGTCGGCGATGACATTCGACTCGGAAAAGGAGGACCTTCCGTCAACGCTCCGCGTTGGTGTTGCCGTCACCGAGTTGATTGGCGGGCTCCGCGCCGCCGTTGAATACGACAACCGTTTCAACGGGGCAAGTGTCCTGCATAATGGGTTGGAAATGATGTTCTACGACCGCTACTTCCTGCGCACCGGCTACGATGTCGATCTCGATGGTGAGGACCACTCCTTTGACGACGGTATGTCGTTTGGGGCCGGCGTTCGATTTGGCGTAGCCGAGATCAACTACGCCTACTCCCTGAAGGATCAGTACTCCTCAGAGGATTTGCATCGCTTTTCGATGCTCTTTCACATGGGCAATTAAGCCATTTCGGATATCCGGTCAGCGATGATCGGAACTCTTCAAAAACCGACCTATTTAGGTCGGTTTTTTCTTATTGTCGAATTGTGACTTACGCACAAGTGCGCACCGCACTGCACTCGAACGTGCATATGTTGCGTGATTATGCATATCCGCGGCGTTTGGCATACTGAACAAGGGCGCAATGTCCGAATATCTACTCCTTTTTATCCTGTGTAACCTATTGTTTAACAATCCGTTGCCGATGCCTACGTGATGCCTTTCGGGCGTCTGAAATTGGATCAAGACGGCGGGAAGGTTGGCAATGCATTTGCTTCTCACATCCCAGAACGAAACGGACGCGTTTTTAGGTAACCATCTCACATTGACAGGATAATGGAACAGAACAACAACCAGCTCAATTACTCCGGCGAGCAAACACTCACCCTGAACCGCCGCAACGTCTCCTACGGATACGCGACCGTGCGAGAGGCCGTAGTGCCGCGCTCCGTCGCGCCGTCGTACGCGCCTGACGTCGCTTTCAAAAGCCGGTTTCTCCTCGCCGAAGTACTTGGATTGTTGTTTGTCGCTTTCTCGACCATGTATATATTCGGGCTGCCGTCAGTGCTGACCAAGCCGGGCCAGTTCAAGCTCATGATACAGAAAGCGGTGAAACGGACATACGATATTGTCGGGGCCACGGTCGGTCTGCTGCTGTGCCTGCCGATACTGGTTTTCGTGCCGATTTTCATCAAGCTGGATTCGCGCGGACCTGTCTTTTACACTCAGATGCGGATAGGCATTAATCGTCGTCGTACCGAACGCCGTTATCACCAGAAGACCGACATCGACAACCGTCGCTCCAACGATCGCCGCAAGGAAGACCTTTTGGGCAAGCCATTCCGTGTAATCAAGTTTCGCACCATGGTCCAGAATGCCGAGACGAAGAGCGGCCCTGTGTGGGCGACCAAGGACGATCCCCGGATCACTCGGTTGGGCAAGTTCCTGCGGAAGACCCGAATCGACGAGATTCCGCAGTTCATAAACGTCCTGAAAGGCGATATGGCACTGGTCGGTCCTCGTCCGGAGCGCCCCACCTTCGTCAAAGACCTCGCGACGAAGATTGAGGGGTACGAAGAGCGCCTTCGCGTGAAGCCGGGTATCACCGGTCTGGCGCAAGTCGAGTCCGGCTACGATTGTGACATCGATTCGGTGAAGGACAAGGTCAACTACGACGTGACTTACATTCGCACCATGTCGTTGTGGTCGGATATCAAGATCATGGCCAGGACGGTTGTGGTGGTGTTCACGGGCAGAGGGGCGTGCTGAGTTACGTGAACGCTTGAAAGCAATGAGCCAATTTCCGAGAGCCGCTTCGCGCGGCTCTTCTTTTTTCGCAGAAATTCAACTTGTATCGGCTATGCGATTGATCTACATTTCCGATACTCTTTTTAAGCAGTCACGTAACCGACATACAAAGGGGATATGTTGTTAAAACGGATTTTGGCGACAGTCCTGTTCTGCTCGCTTCCCGGTTTGGTGGCGCACGCGCAGACCACGACCGGGTCCGTCACGGTTGAATCAGACCCCGGCGGCGCAGAAGTCGTGCTCAAGGGGGATGCCACCGTTGCCGGCGTTACTCCCACGACGTTCCGCCAGATGCTGATTGGTCGATACGACGTGACCGTGAAAAAGCGGGGATACGAAACGTATCGCACGGATGTCGTGCTCGACCCGGCCCGACCGACGCGCCTTGATATCCGGTTGTCGCCCAAGACCCGGCTCAAAGCGGCGGTCCGATCCATGTTTGTACCCGGATGGGGGCAGCGCTACGGCGATCAGAAGGGAAAGGCCTGGCTGTTTCATGTCCTCGGCGCCGGGTCCATCGCCGCATATCTGATTGCCGATCACAATTTCGATATTAAGTACGAAAAGTACGAACGACGACTCGATGAATTCGACGCCGCCGTCGCGGACGGCGCCTCGCGTGAGGAACTCGATAGGCGACTCGATGCGCTATCGGACGCGCAGGACGAGGCCTTCGATTACGAAGACTATCGACGGATCACGATCGGGGCCGCCATCGGCGTGTGGGGATTGTCGGTCCTCGACGCACTGCTGTTTTCTCCCGGTGATCGAACTGCCTTCTCGGTTGAAGGCGTCGACATTCAGCCCGCAGCCGATCTGGATCAGGTCGGTTTGACCCTGTCATACTCGTTTTGAGGCGGAGAAGTGTGATGACTCGTACAGCCGTCATTGCAGGCGCCATTGTCGCCCTGACACTGCTCATTTCATGTGACCGTTATATCGATTCACGGGATCCGGTTCGCTCTTTGCCCGATGCGCCTCCCGTGCCCACTAATGTTCTCGCGCAATTGAACAGCCGGTCGGTGACGCTCAGTTGGGATATTGATAATCCGGCAGCGGTCAGTCGGTATCGTGTTTATCTGGCGACGGACACGGTCCAGGGCTTTACCGTGAAGGACTCGACTGCGCAGACGTCAATCGTGATTGAGGGACTTGCACTTAACCGTGAGTACTTCTTCGAAGTCGCCGCTGTCGACGGGAACGGCTATGAAGGCCCCCGGTCGGCTACTGTCTCGGCCGTCACGGCGTTGTTGTCGCTTACCATAAACAACAATGCCCGATACACCAATTCGCGAAACGTGCAGGTACAACTGATTGCGAACAGCGCCGCCACACATGTGTACCTGTCGGAGGATTCGACGTTTGCCGATGCGGTCGCCCAGACGTTTTCAGCTCAGCGAGGCTTTGAGTTGAGTCCCGGCGATGGCACCAAAATCGTCTTCGGTCGTTATATCTTCCTCGATGGTTCCGAATCGCAGCAGCCATTGTCCGATTCGATCATCCTCGATACACGTGCACGCATCGATTCGGCCTGGTACCTTCCCGGTGGGGGAGGAACCTTCACGGCCGGTGACACAATTACGTTTTTTGTCGATGCCGCCGAAGTTGACGGGGAAGCCCAGGTCGTTCTCAGCGGAATCGACCCGGTGCGGCTGTTTGACGACGGTACGAACGGCGATGTGGCTGCGGGTGACGGCATTTATTCGGCCGAGTGGGTGGTGCCCGGTGATGTTACACTGAACAACGGATCGGTGGTGGGTGAGTTTACGGATGCCGCCGGCAATGAAGCCGATTTTCTGTCCGATGTCACGTTGACAATATTCAGCGCGCCGTTGCCGGTCCAGTTGACTCTGGTCGAGCCGGTCTCGAGTTACCAAATGTCCCTCACCTGGAGTCAGGCCGCGTCAGCGGACTTTGCCAGCTACCGCATCTACCGGTCGTCAAGTGCCACCGTCAGCGACGCTGACCTGTTAGTTGCAACGATCACGAACCGTTCGACGGTGTCGTATACCGATACGACAGTTGCGGCGAGCACGACGTATTACTACCGCGTTTACGTCCGTAACAGCCTCGGAATGACCGCTGCCTCCAACACGGCCAGCGCGACCACTCTCGCCAATACGGCGCCCGCGGCTGTGGTGCTGGCAGGTGCGCTGTCCGATGCCACCACGGTCAGGCTGACTTGGACGCAAAATGCCGACGCCGACTTCCAATCGTACCGGATTTATCGGGGGAATTCATCCGGCGTCAGCAGCTCTGACGAGTTGATCGACATTATCACTTCCCGGACCTCGATTTCCGCCACGTTCGGTCTGACCACCAACCGCTGGTACCGGGTGTACGTGTTCGACAAACAGGGTCTTTCCACAGGATCCAACGCTATCCAGATTACGGATTGATCGGGCCGGACTATGACCGTTCTGCGGAATCTGAACCATTTCATTACCCTGTTTCTGGAGACTTTTCGCCAGTTCGGTCGGTGGCGCATTTGGAGCCTCCTGGCGGCCTATTTCGCCATACAATGGATCATCCTCTACGCCCATTATGATTTCCTCTCTCCGGCCTTCTATGGACTCGTGCAGGCCTGGCTGGGACTGGCCCAGGCCCTCGGGCTGATCACCGGACAGGAACGAACCGTTTTCGGTCATTACCCGGGGCAGTTTCTGGTGCTGCCGACCATATTCGGGTGGGCACGCACGCTGCTCGGCGTGATAGTAGAAGGGCTGGTGCTCGGAATGGTTGCAAGCATGTTCCGCAACATCCATCTGCGCAGCGCCCGAGAACCGGAACTCGCCCTCTCTTCGGTCGTCAAGCTGTGGCTGCATCTCGCGGTCATTTGGGTAGTCATCAACGGCATAATCCTTGTCCTTAACCTGTTTGTTCCCGAGCTGTTGAAGGCCTGGATGATCGGTTCCCCCCGTCGGCAGCAGGTGATTGAGTTCATTATCATGCCGGGGCTGCATTCTCTCACTCTGGGCCTGTTGTTTTTCGCTATACCATCGGTCGTGCTCTATCGCGAGGATGCGGTACGTAGTATGGGCCGATCTGTTCGGCTGTTTCTGCGCCGGCCGTTCACCTCCTTTTTCCTCGCCGTGGCCGTCCTGTTTCTGCCGATTCTGGTGGCGTCGATCGCCACCCGAAGTCAGGATATAATCGCCAAGTTTCGGCCCGAGTTGGTCTTTTGGGTCTTGTCCGCCGGCTTGGTGCTGGAGATGATCGCGTATTTCTTCTGGATGGGTACCTCCACCAGGTATCTGTACGACCTTGTCGACGAATAGTCGGTCTTCCCGAACAGCTCCCGCCAGGATTGTCAGGTCACCGTCTCTCGCGCCTCGGTTGCACCCGTGATCCGCCGGTTCCATGCCCCGTCAACCGTTTCCCTGCTTAATTTGCGAACACTTTACCCCTATACCTTTCGCCGAATCCGCCGATAAAAAACAGTGTACCATCAGGGACACTGCGAGTAATGAAAAACATACTGCTGGTTGACGACGACAGAGAGGTATCGCAATCACTGGCGAACCTGTTCGATCCCGAGAAGTTCACGTTCGAGTTTCTCGAGGACGGGGCCGACGTTTCCCACTTTCTTTCGGAGACGGAAAACATCGACCTCGTAATGCTTGATGTAAACCTCCCGACTCTTTCGGGGCTCGACGTGCTCAAGCAGATCAAACAGATCGACGGCGATATCCCCGTGATTATGATCTCGGGGTTCGTATCGACCGAGAACGCGATTGAGGCGATGCGGGAAGGGGCCTACGAGTATCTGACCAAGCCGTTTCAGATCGAGAAACTGATCGACACGGTCAATAAGGCCTGTGGTTTCCATTCTCATCTTCGCCCTCAGCAAGTCCCGGTCGCGGAGCCGGGCAGGGTAGAGGGGCTCGACGAGATTGTCGGCCGCTCGCCGGAGATTGTCGAAATCGCCAAACTGATCGGCCAGGTCGCCAAGACCGACGCCGCTGTACTGATATTCGGCGAGTCCGGCACCGGCAAGGAATTGGTGGCTCGCGCCATACACCGCAATTCCAAGCGAAAGAACAACGCGTTTTTGTCCGTCAACTGCGCCGCGCTGACCGAGACTTTGTTGGAGTCCGAGCTGTTCGGGCACGAAAAGGGCGCCTTCACCGGCGCATATTACAAGCGGATCGGAAAATTCGAGCAGGCCGACGCCGGTACGCTGTTTCTCGATGAAATCGGCGATATGAGCATGCTGACGCAGTCCAAACTGCTGCGCGTTCTGCAGGAAAAGCAGTTCGAGCGAGTCGGCGGCAACGAATCGATCAATGTCGACGTCCGAATAATCGCCGCTACCAACAAATCGCTGGTTCAGTGTATGAAAGACGGCTCCTTCCGTGTGGACTTGTTCTACCGCCTGAAGGTTGTGTCCGTTTACATACCACCGCTGCGCGATCGCCGCTCCGATATACCGTTGCTCATCGACTACTTCATGAACAAGTTTTCCGCGCAGCTGGGCGTTCCGGTCAAGCAGGTTTCCAAGAAGGCCATGCAGGCGCTGGGCCGATACCACTGGCCGGGCAATGTTCGCGAACTCGATAACAACGTCCACACCGCGATGGTGATGTCGAAAAACGAGGCGCTCCAGCCGGAAGACTTCCCGTCACTGGCCGAAGAAAGCCCCCGCGTCGAACTCGATTTGTCGGAGTTGCAGGAAGACTATTTCGAAACCTTCAAGAAGATCGTGGATCCCATAATGCCGCGCCTCATCGGTAACTCGCCGGGGCAGATATACCACTTCCTGAATTCGGCGCTGGAGCGGGCCATCATCTCGTCGTGCTTGAAACACTTCGACGGGAACCAGGTCAAGACCTCGGAAACACTCGGGATTTCGCGCAATACGCTACGCGATCGTATCGCCAAATACTCTATCTATTGATTGCCACGCACACCTGCAAATACGAAGGCCGGCCGCGGATCATTCCGCCGCCGGCCTTGCCATTTTGCGACACCGGGCACTATCGCCCCCTTGACTACTTGTCGTCCTCCGCTTGTGGCTTGCAGGTGATCGTACGCACGTAGGTGAACACCATGAGCGACAGAATCACTCCCCAGCTTATCAGCATGAATATCCAGCCGCCGGTGGTCATATATTCGCTCCTTTCTGCGTCGTACGGTCGCCTTCAGGACGCCGTCTCCACGCGACCCAGACGAGTACGGCAATCGTGGCGATCAATGCGAGAAGAATCAGGCGGATACCCAACACATACGGGACATTTTGATCGGGCACTCCGTCCATTGTGATGACCGCCCACCAGTCCGTCGCCAGCCACCAGATCAGCATGGCGATTAGCAGGGTCGGGGACACGTATTTGATGATATAGCGGAATATTCGTGGAACGCGCATCCGGCAGCCGCAGTGCAGTTCATCCCAGGCCTTGTCGATTCCGAATACCCATGCCAGCAGGATTAACTCGAATAGTGCCCCGATAACGATAATAAACGTACCGCCCCAGAAATTCAGTTCGTCGAGCACCCCGCGATGAAGAAACCAGACCGCGGGTTGACACAGGACGAAGGCAGCCACGCCGAAAATGCGCACTGCCTTCTGGCGGGAGAGGTTGAATTCATCTTCCAGGAAGGCTACGGTCGGTTGCGCGACCGAAATAGACGAGGTTATTCCGGCCAGGAAGAGGATGAAAAACCACAGGAATCCCCAGAAGGCGCCACCCGGAATTCCGGCGAAGATCTGTGGCATTGCCAGAAACCCGAGATCAAACGATCCGAGGTTGTTCGCGTTCATGAGAAAGTCCTGACCAAAGAAGACGAATGCCGCCGGGATGACAATCGATCCCCCCAATACAACTTCGGCGAATTCATTGGTTGTTGCCGCCGTCAGACCCGACAAGGCAATGTCGTCGTTGCGGGTGAGGTAGCTTGAATACGTCAGGATAACACCCATCCCGACCGAGAGCGTGAAGAAGACCTGTCCGGCGGCGGCCAGCCAGACCGATGGTTTACCGAGTGCCGAGAGGTCCGGGTTCCACAAAAAGCCGAGGCCGCCGATCGAATCCCGACCGTCAGCCGCACCGACTGGAGCGTCGAGCGTCAAGACCCGGATCGCCAGCACCACCGCCATGATAAACAGCGCTGGCAGCGCAATATTGCACAGCCTCTCCACGCCACCGCGAATACCGGAATACGTGACCGCCAGGTTCAGTACAAGCGTGATCAGGAAAAAGACGATGCCGGGGACTGATCCGGAGAAGAAACCACTGTCACTCACGCCCTGATACCACTGAAGAAACTGGATGTACCCGTCGGGCGACGAAAAGTGAAGCTTGCCCGCAAGAGAGTAGTAAGCGAATGCCAGACACCACGACTCCAGATACACATAGAACATGTAGATCACAAACGGTCCGAAAATGCCCATGACCCCGAAATATTTCACGAATCGGTTCTTCCTGTACATGCTATGGAAGATGCCCGGCGCCGACGAGTGGCCGAAGCCGCCGCCGAATCGTCCCGCCGTCCATTCGGCCCACATGAGGGGGACGCCGATCAGGACCAGAGCGACGAAGTAAGGAATCATAAACGCGC contains these protein-coding regions:
- a CDS encoding PorV/PorQ family protein — protein: MARRTVDRIILGWVILLIIAALIGDVTLAASDGGRTAADFLQIGVGARAAGMGGAYTALSEGSEASYWNPAGMAGLQGYEVSFSHFAWYQDVTLEQGAFAFALNERTTLAASIIYLNYGDINGYDASDNPIGEITAYDWAGGVSLGYQVNDDLSVGATGKYINQKFDDISGSAFAVDLGARYQIGRWTIAAMAGNLGSAMTFDSEKEDLPSTLRVGVAVTELIGGLRAAVEYDNRFNGASVLHNGLEMMFYDRYFLRTGYDVDLDGEDHSFDDGMSFGAGVRFGVAEINYAYSLKDQYSSEDLHRFSMLFHMGN
- a CDS encoding sugar transferase, which produces MEQNNNQLNYSGEQTLTLNRRNVSYGYATVREAVVPRSVAPSYAPDVAFKSRFLLAEVLGLLFVAFSTMYIFGLPSVLTKPGQFKLMIQKAVKRTYDIVGATVGLLLCLPILVFVPIFIKLDSRGPVFYTQMRIGINRRRTERRYHQKTDIDNRRSNDRRKEDLLGKPFRVIKFRTMVQNAETKSGPVWATKDDPRITRLGKFLRKTRIDEIPQFINVLKGDMALVGPRPERPTFVKDLATKIEGYEERLRVKPGITGLAQVESGYDCDIDSVKDKVNYDVTYIRTMSLWSDIKIMARTVVVVFTGRGAC
- a CDS encoding PEGA domain-containing protein — protein: MLLKRILATVLFCSLPGLVAHAQTTTGSVTVESDPGGAEVVLKGDATVAGVTPTTFRQMLIGRYDVTVKKRGYETYRTDVVLDPARPTRLDIRLSPKTRLKAAVRSMFVPGWGQRYGDQKGKAWLFHVLGAGSIAAYLIADHNFDIKYEKYERRLDEFDAAVADGASREELDRRLDALSDAQDEAFDYEDYRRITIGAAIGVWGLSVLDALLFSPGDRTAFSVEGVDIQPAADLDQVGLTLSYSF
- a CDS encoding fibronectin type III domain-containing protein, which encodes MTRTAVIAGAIVALTLLISCDRYIDSRDPVRSLPDAPPVPTNVLAQLNSRSVTLSWDIDNPAAVSRYRVYLATDTVQGFTVKDSTAQTSIVIEGLALNREYFFEVAAVDGNGYEGPRSATVSAVTALLSLTINNNARYTNSRNVQVQLIANSAATHVYLSEDSTFADAVAQTFSAQRGFELSPGDGTKIVFGRYIFLDGSESQQPLSDSIILDTRARIDSAWYLPGGGGTFTAGDTITFFVDAAEVDGEAQVVLSGIDPVRLFDDGTNGDVAAGDGIYSAEWVVPGDVTLNNGSVVGEFTDAAGNEADFLSDVTLTIFSAPLPVQLTLVEPVSSYQMSLTWSQAASADFASYRIYRSSSATVSDADLLVATITNRSTVSYTDTTVAASTTYYYRVYVRNSLGMTAASNTASATTLANTAPAAVVLAGALSDATTVRLTWTQNADADFQSYRIYRGNSSGVSSSDELIDIITSRTSISATFGLTTNRWYRVYVFDKQGLSTGSNAIQITD
- a CDS encoding sigma-54 dependent transcriptional regulator → MKNILLVDDDREVSQSLANLFDPEKFTFEFLEDGADVSHFLSETENIDLVMLDVNLPTLSGLDVLKQIKQIDGDIPVIMISGFVSTENAIEAMREGAYEYLTKPFQIEKLIDTVNKACGFHSHLRPQQVPVAEPGRVEGLDEIVGRSPEIVEIAKLIGQVAKTDAAVLIFGESGTGKELVARAIHRNSKRKNNAFLSVNCAALTETLLESELFGHEKGAFTGAYYKRIGKFEQADAGTLFLDEIGDMSMLTQSKLLRVLQEKQFERVGGNESINVDVRIIAATNKSLVQCMKDGSFRVDLFYRLKVVSVYIPPLRDRRSDIPLLIDYFMNKFSAQLGVPVKQVSKKAMQALGRYHWPGNVRELDNNVHTAMVMSKNEALQPEDFPSLAEESPRVELDLSELQEDYFETFKKIVDPIMPRLIGNSPGQIYHFLNSALERAIISSCLKHFDGNQVKTSETLGISRNTLRDRIAKYSIY
- a CDS encoding sodium-dependent transporter, with amino-acid sequence MTKTRERWGSRLGIILAVAGSAVGLGNFLRFPSEAAQNGGGAFMIPYFVALVLIGVPLMWAEWTAGRFGGGFGHSSAPGIFHSMYRKNRFVKYFGVMGIFGPFVIYMFYVYLESWCLAFAYYSLAGKLHFSSPDGYIQFLQWYQGVSDSGFFSGSVPGIVFFLITLVLNLAVTYSGIRGGVERLCNIALPALFIMAVVLAIRVLTLDAPVGAADGRDSIGGLGFLWNPDLSALGKPSVWLAAAGQVFFTLSVGMGVILTYSSYLTRNDDIALSGLTAATTNEFAEVVLGGSIVIPAAFVFFGQDFLMNANNLGSFDLGFLAMPQIFAGIPGGAFWGFLWFFILFLAGITSSISVAQPTVAFLEDEFNLSRQKAVRIFGVAAFVLCQPAVWFLHRGVLDELNFWGGTFIIVIGALFELILLAWVFGIDKAWDELHCGCRMRVPRIFRYIIKYVSPTLLIAMLIWWLATDWWAVITMDGVPDQNVPYVLGIRLILLALIATIAVLVWVAWRRRPEGDRTTQKGANI